Proteins co-encoded in one candidate division WOR-1 bacterium RIFOXYB2_FULL_36_35 genomic window:
- a CDS encoding pyrroline-5-carboxylate reductase — MAEAVICGLLKSKKISPEKIIVSDIKKDRLDYLKREYGINFVRNNQEALKCSKIVVLAVKPQNFPDAIVNLDFSEVDIVISIAAGITIDYLKRFVGVKSVIRAMPNNPALIQEGITAISPSCDSREKDIKLAEFVFSTVGRVVQIKESLMDAVTALSGSGPGFVYFFIEAMIEAGESLGFVKSVSEELAVQTFFGSIQTLLKTKKSARELREMVTSPGGTTRAGLDVLESGKFKEVFLEAVKAAAERSKSLSQKS, encoded by the coding sequence ATGGCTGAGGCTGTTATTTGTGGTCTTTTGAAGTCTAAGAAAATTTCTCCTGAAAAAATAATTGTTTCTGATATAAAAAAAGATAGGCTTGACTACTTAAAAAGGGAATACGGAATTAATTTTGTTCGAAATAATCAGGAAGCTCTAAAATGTTCTAAAATTGTTGTTTTGGCCGTTAAGCCTCAAAATTTTCCTGATGCCATTGTAAATTTGGATTTTTCAGAAGTAGATATTGTTATATCAATAGCTGCGGGGATAACAATAGATTATTTAAAAAGATTTGTTGGTGTTAAATCTGTAATAAGAGCTATGCCTAATAATCCTGCTCTTATTCAAGAAGGCATTACTGCTATTTCTCCTTCTTGTGATTCCAGAGAAAAAGATATTAAGTTGGCGGAGTTTGTTTTTAGCACAGTTGGAAGAGTTGTTCAAATTAAAGAGTCTTTAATGGATGCAGTAACGGCTCTTTCCGGATCGGGTCCCGGTTTTGTTTATTTTTTTATTGAAGCTATGATAGAAGCGGGGGAGTCTTTGGGTTTTGTTAAGTCTGTTTCTGAGGAGTTGGCAGTTCAAACTTTTTTTGGATCTATCCAGACACTCCTTAAAACAAAGAAGTCCGCAAGAGAATTGAGGGAAATGGTTACTTCTCCGGGAGGAACAACAAGGGCAGGGCTTGATGTTTTGGAGTCCGGAAAATTTAAGGAAGTTTTTTTGGAAGCTGTGAAGGCGGCTGCCGAAAGATCAAAAAGTCTTAGTCAAAAAAGTTAA